A part of Mustela erminea isolate mMusErm1 chromosome 9, mMusErm1.Pri, whole genome shotgun sequence genomic DNA contains:
- the LOC116599609 gene encoding folate receptor alpha-like, with protein sequence MARRVTTQLLLLLVGVAAVWAARSRTELLNVCMDAKHHKEKPSPEDELHKQCSPWKKNSCCSTNTSQEAHKDISYLYRFNWNHCGQMTPACKRHFIQDTCLYECSPNLGPWIQEVNQSWRKERILDVPLCKEDCQQWWEDCRTSYTCKSNWHQGWDWTSGYNRCPAGAACLPFHFYFPTPAALCSEIWTHSYQASNYSRGSGRCIQMWFDPAQGNPNEEVARFYAMAMSAGALSRGVEPLLLSLALMLQLGLLG encoded by the exons ATGGCCCGACGGGTGACAACACAGCTGCTGCTCCTTCTGGTGGGGGTGGCCGCAGTATGGGCGGCCCGGTCCAGGACTGAGCTTCTCAATGTCTGTATGGACGCCAAGCACCACAAGGAAAAGCCAAGCCCGGAGGACGAGCTACATAAGCAG TGCAGCCCCTGGAAGaagaattcctgttgctccaccAACACCAGCCAGGAAGCCCATAAGGATATCTCCTACCTGTACAGATTCAACTGGAACCACTGCGGACAAATGACACCTGCCTGCAAGCGCCACTTCATCCAGGACACCTGCCTATATGAGTGCTCCCCTAACCTGGGGCCATGGATCCAGGAG GTGAACCAGAGTTGGCGCAAGGAGCGCATCCTTGACGTGCCCCTGTGCAAGGAGGACTGCCAGCAATGGTGGGAGGACTGTCGCACCTCCTACACCTGCAAAAGCAACTGGCACCAGGGCTGGGACTGGACCTCAG GCTATAACCGGTGCCCAGCAGGAgctgcctgccttcccttccatttctacttccCCACACCTGCTGCTCTGTGCAGTGAAATCTGGACTCATTCCTACCAGGCCAGCAACTACAGCCGAGGGAGTGGCCGTTGCATCCAGATGTGGTTTGACCCAGCCCAGGGCAACCCCAATGAGGAGGTGGCGAGGTTCTATGCCATGGCCATGAGTGCTGGGGCCCTGTCCCGAGGGGTGGAGCCTCTTCTGCTCAGCCTGGCCCTGATGCTGCAGCTCGGGCTCCTGGGTTGA